In one Ochotona princeps isolate mOchPri1 chromosome 16, mOchPri1.hap1, whole genome shotgun sequence genomic region, the following are encoded:
- the PAK4 gene encoding serine/threonine-protein kinase PAK 4 translates to MFGKRKKRVEISAPSNFEHRVHTGFDQHEQKFTGLPRQWQSLIEESARRPKPLIDPACITSIQPGAPKTIVRGTKGAKDGALTLLLDEFENMSVTRSNSLRRDSPPLPARARQENGVPDERATGVPAGPEKTGGRGRAPSRSEAGGGSGDRRRAGPEKRPKASREGSGGPQESSRDKRPLSGPDVGTPQPAPVASGSKLAAGRPFNTYPRADTDHPSRGAQGESRDVAPNGPSSGGRAVPQSSSRPPTRARGPPSPGVLGPHASEPQLAPPARTPAAPAVPTVLPAPGPPGPSGPPGPRSPQREPQRVSHEQFRAALQLVVDPGDPRSYLDNFIKIGEGSTGIVCIATVRSSGKLVAVKKMDLRKQQRRELLFNEVVIMRDYQHENVVEMYNSYLVGDELWVVMEFLEGGALTDIVTHTRMNEEQIAAVCLAVLQALSVLHAQGVIHRDIKSDSILLTHDGRVKLSDFGFCAQVSKEVPRRKSLVGTPYWMAPELISRLPYGPEVDIWSLGVMVIEMVDGEPPYFNEPPLKAMKMIRDNLPPRLKNLHKVSPSLKGFLDRLLVRDPAQRATAAELLKHPFLTKAGPPSSIVPLMRQNRNR, encoded by the exons ATGTTCGGGAAAAGGAAGAAGCGGGTGGAGATCTCAGCGCCATCCAACTTCGAGCACCGCGTGCACACGGGCTTCGACCAACATGAGCAGAAGTTTACGGGGCTGCCACGCCAGTGGCAGAGCCTCATTGAGGAGTCAGCCCGCAGGCCCAAGCCCCTCATCGACCCTGCCTGCATCACCTCCATCCAGCCAGGTGCCCCCAAG ACCATCGTGCGGGGCACCAAAGGTGCCAAGGATGGGGCCCTCACGCTGCTGCTGGATGAGTTCGAGAACATGTCGGTGACACGCTCCAACTCGCTGCGGAGAGACAGCCCACCACTGCCTGCCCGCGCCCGCCAGGAGAATGGGGTTCCAGACGAGAGGGCCACGGGGGTGCCAGCGGGCCCAGAGAAGACAGGTGGCCGAGGCCGGGCACCCAGCCGCAGTGAGGCAGGGGGCGGCAGCGGTGACaggcggcgggcggggccggAGAAGAGGCCCAAGGCTTCCAGGGAGGGCTCAGGAGGACCCCAGGAGTCCTCCCGGGACAAACGCCCCCTCTCTGGGCCTGATGTTGGCACCCCTCAGCCTGCCCCTGTGGCCAGCGGATCAAAGCTGGCAGCTGGCCGGCCCTTTAACACATATCCCCGGGCCGACACGGACCACCCATCCCGAGGTGCCCAG GGGGAGTCTCGTGATGTGGCCCCTAATGGGCCATCCTCAGGTGGCCGTGCCGTCCCCCAGTCCTCCTCCCGACCTCCCACCCGTGCCCGTGGCCCCCCTAGCCCTGGAGTGTTGGGTCCCCACGCTTCCGAGCCCCAGTTGGCCCCTCCGGCCCGCACCCCTGCCGCCCCCGCTGTGCCCACTGtcctgccagccccaggccccccaGGTCCCTCTGGTCCTCCTGGCCCCCGCTCGCCACAGCGTGAGCCACAGCGAGTGTCCCATGAGCAGTTCAGGGCAGCCTTGCAGCTGGTGGTGGACCCCGGGGATCCCCGCTCCTACCTGGACAACTTCATCAAGATCGGAGAGGGCTCCACGGGCATCGTGTGCATTGCCACTGTGCGCAGCTCCGGCAAGCTGGTGGCCGTCAAGAAGATGGACCTGCGCAAGCAGCAGCGGCGCGAGCTGCTCTTCAATGAG GTGGTGATCATGCGCGACTACCAGCACGAGAATGTGGTGGAGATGTACAACAGCTACCTGGTGGGCGACGAGCTCTGGGtggtgatggagttcctggagggCGGGGCCCTCACCGACATCGTCACCCATACCAG GATGAACGAGGAGCAGATCGCGGCCGTGTGCCTGGCCGTGCTGCAGGCCTTGTCCGTGCTCCACGCCCAGGGTGTCATCCACCGGGACATCAAGAGTGACTCGATCCTGCTCACGCACGACGGCAGG GTGAAGCTGTCAGACTTCGGGTTCTGTGCCCAGGTGAGCAAGGAAGTGCCACGGAGGAAGTCCCTAGTCGGCACTCCTTATTGGATGGCCCCAGAACTCATCTCCCGCCTGCCCTATGGGCCAGAG GTGGACATCTGGTCACTGGGCGTAATGGTGATCgagatggtggatggggagccccCCTACTTCAATGAGCCCCCCCTCAAAGCCATGAAGATGATTCGGGACAACCTGCCACCCCGGCTGAAGAACCTGCACAAG GTGTCGCCATCCCTCAAGGGCTTCCTGGACCGCCTGTTGGTGCGCGACCCAGCGCAGCgggccacagcagctgagctACTCAAGCACCCGTTcctgaccaaggctgggccacccTCCAGCATTGTGCCCCTCATGCGCCAGAACCGCAACAGATGA
- the NCCRP1 gene encoding F-box only protein 50: MEEVRDDEVLRTETEPAGPAEPQEPPSPPSPPPPPSPPSPAAPEPESPSEAGARQLLLDEWGPLGGGLQLPARLTWKLLLVRRPLYRNLLRSPNPEGINIYQPAPPTGPTKQPLQALGNFRGWHIGTEQLQQGLSWTVKQQCVDLLAEGLWEELLDDEQPDITIMDWYEDSRLDACVYELHVWLLAADRRSVIAQHHVAPQTGGRGPPGRWVQVSHVFRQYGPGVRFVHFLHKAKNRTEPRGLWRTRVTDSSVSVQLRE; the protein is encoded by the exons ATGGAGGAGGTGCGGGACGACGAGGTGCTGCGGACCGAGACGGAGCCCGCGGGACCCGCGGAGCCCCAGGAGCCGCCCTCGCCGCCctcgccaccgccgccgccgtcgccacCATCGCCCGCCGCCCCGGAGCCCGAGTCGCCGTCCGAGGCCGGCGCCCGGCAGCTGCTGCTGGACGAATGGGGGCCGCTGGGCGGGGGGCTGCAGCTGCCTGCGCGCCTCACCTGGAAGCTGCTGCTGGTGCGGCGGCCGCTCTACCGCAACCTGCTGCGCTCGCCCAACCCGGAGG GCATCAACATCTACCAGCCAGCGCCTCCTACTGGTCCCACCAAGCAACCCCTGCAGGCGCTGG GCAATTTCCGCGGATGGCACATTGGAACGGAGCAGCTCCAGCAGGGACTCAG CTGGACCGTGAAGCAGCAGTGCGTAGACCTCCTGGCCGAGGGCctgtgggaggagctcctggatgATGAGCAGCCAGACATCACCATCATGGACTG GTATGAGGACAGCCGGCTGGATGCATGCGTCTATGAGCTGCATGTGTGGCTGCTGGCCGCTGACCGCCGCTCGGTCATTGCACAGCACCACGTGGCCCCCCAAACCGGAGGGAGAGGTCCACCTGGCCGCTGGGTCCAG GTGTCCCATGTGTTCCGCCAGTACGGGCCTGGTGTGCGCTTTGTCCACTTTCTGCACAAGGCCAAGAACCGTACGGAGCCCAGGGGACTGTGGCGGACCAGGGTGACCGATTCCTCCGTGTCTGTGCAGCTCCGGGAGTGA
- the SYCN gene encoding syncollin → MSPLLLALALALATAPGSRGACPASADLKLEDGTRTCAKLYDKSDAYYDNCCAGAELSLEPDTDLPYLPSSWANKASSLVVGQRCELTVWSQKGKEGKTRKFSAGSYPRLEEYRRGLFGNWNNAISALYCNP, encoded by the exons ATGTCCCCgctgctgctggccctggccctggccctggcaacCGCCCCCGGCTCCCGAGGCGCCTGCCCCGCGTCCGCCGACCTCAAGCTAGAGGACGGGACGCGCACGTGCGCCAAACTCTACGACAAGAGCGACGCCTACTACGACAACTGCTGCGCGGGCGCTGAGCTGTCGCTGGAGCCGGACACCGACCTGCCCTACCTGCCCTCCAGCTGGGCCAACAAGGCATCCTCGCTGGTCGTGGGCCAGCGCTGCGAGCTCACCGTATGGTCGCAGAAAGGCAAGGAGGGCAAGACACGCAAGTTCTCTGCCGGCTCCTACCCGCGCCTGGAGGAGTACCGCCGCGGCCTCTTTGGCAACTGGAACAACGCCATCTCGGCGCTCTACTGCAA CCCCTGA